Genomic window (Tamandua tetradactyla isolate mTamTet1 chromosome 3, mTamTet1.pri, whole genome shotgun sequence):
TTGCAATTGGACAATTACATGCAGCAAGTAGAGAATCAGGAAGAGACACCAAAGGAGACTGAGAACAAGTTGAGCGAGGCAGGGAAAGAACCAAGAGACTTTTATCCTTGAAGGCAAAGGAGGAAAGCCTTTAAGAGTCAGGAAAGTGGTCACATTGTCAAATGTTTATGAAAACCCTAAACAGATAAATACTAAATCAAAATCATTAGAGGTAACTATGAGGAGGTCACTGATAACCCTATTAAGAGCAATCTCAGTgatatgatggaggcagagatgtatTACTATACACTGAGGTTTGAAAGTGTATGAGACTATGAAGATAGAAAATAATACTGCAtttcaaaactttgaaaatatacgtgaaaagggattaaaaaaaagaaagggagcagGGAAAGAGCCTATATAAGCAGATTGAGATTCCTATATTCCAGTGGTTTTATCTGGGATAGTTAAAAGGAATTCCTAGAAAAAGGAACATAACAAATAGAGGTGCAATAATTTTTACAAATAGCTTAAGCTACAAATTATCCTtttgtgtattttgaaaattgcttttAGTATTACAAAGACAAGTAGCATAACAGAACACTTTATTAagattttatctgttattttttaaatttataagtgccccttatttgtgaaattttgttcattttttttgttgtggttATAGGAGGTAGCGTGGTGAACTAAATTGGGGAGGGGAAATTCTCTAAAATGTTGTTGAGGGATTTTGTTTATTCTGTTCTATGAAGACATGTTTTACGTCCCCTCTTAAGATGAAAATGGCCAATGAAGTATCCTTTTCTCTGCCTGAAAGCTGGCATCTTAAAATTAGGCAAATAGGGCAAAAGCAACTGTCAGTTTGTCATCCTGAAATGGGGTACCGAGGATCACAGAAGGCATACAGGAATTTCCAAATTTTTAGTAGCTGTTTTCAACTTCCTTCGTCCAACCATTCACCTGAGCTACAAGGAAATGTTCCATCTTAAGAGTTAGCTTTTGAGGTTTGCCCTCCTCCCACATTCTGTTTGGTGGacatgctatgaagaaaaaaCCCTACAAAAACTAGAGGGTCTTAGTTCTAGGCTTAAGCATGACAGTGACCAACTACATGACATGAAGTAAAGTCACTTCACATTCAAGGGCCTAGATCTCTTCATCTGTCAATCAGGGAGTTAAGTTAGGGGATCTCTAAGGACCTTGAAGCTCTAATAGTCAATGATTTCATGCATTTTTATGGAAAGTGACCAAAATGAAGAAGCTGTTAGAAGTCCAGACAGCTGGATGTTGTCATGGATCTGTTTTCTTATGGAGCTTGATGTCCTTAGAGCAGGGTACACAGACATTCTTTTGTGTatcaagaagagaaaggacactTGACAGTGGATTCACTGAGGTGTGTTCATAGAATGTTTGTTCTAGAAGGGACTCCAGACATTATTTAGTctaatctcattttacagataatgagACTTTGGTGAAGAAAAGCTGCATGGCCTCTATGAGGCTACAAATCCAATTAAAGTCATAGCTGGAACCGTAGAACTTAGATCTCCCCACCAGTTGTCCAATTTTTTCATTATCTTATGATGCTTACTTCATTGATCTGCTTTCTCATTTGCTACCTCTCTCCCTTAGTCAACTCAAAAACCCTGTGTGAATAAAAGTTGAACAAAACATAGTGCCTGCCTTCAAGAATCTCGCAATACATAAAAGGTATTTCCCTTGCAGCAGCAGAAACAGGACTGACACAGCTTGAGAGAATCTAAAACTGGAGGTCAAAGAGAGACAATGCAGAGAGGCCTGCTTTCCTGAGGTCAGAACCAGATCATCTTCACCACTTGCATTCTTGTAGCTCTTGCTTTGCTTTCAATTATTCTTCCGTTTTTTGCAGCAAAATGGTGTTAGTTCAGCTCTACAGCCCCCAATCTTGTCTTCGAAGTTAAGGCATTCTGCTTCACAGCGACCTTTCAGTTCACGACAGTGCAGTTGTCTAGGAAATGAGGCCcttgctgagtgaaaaaagcaatTAGTCTAATTAGTTTCTGGAAGGCAAATCTACATCATCTGGGGGCAATTTCTGTATTCCCCACTATCAAATCTCCTAGAGACACGGGGTATGAATCTTACTATCAGTTCTCGTATCAGATCCCTATTACAATATGAAATACACTTTGATCTGCTCGGAAGCTGGGATTCCAAGTTTAGGCAAATTAAAGGAAAGACAACTCCCAGTTTGTCATTACCCTGAAAGAGGGTGACAAGAATCATAGGAGGAATACTGGAAAGTTTCCAAACTTTTTGCTGGTTTCAACTTCCTCCATCATATCAGATTTCCTAGATCTACCATATATGTTCAGATATACCAGACTGATCCATCCCAGATATTCAAttggtaaaaacagaaaaagctttcCCTGTGCCAATATAATTACTAAGATACATAAAAACAGAATGCCAATGGAGTAATGTAGTTACCTCTGGCCAACAAATTTAGAGAGGCAAAGGCACTGTGTGTTCATTCAGAACAAAGAGACTAAGCTGAGGAAGGTAAAAATACATCAGAAGAGAAATagttaagaaacaaacaaaagcaaaccagTGATCCATAGTCTCAGGAGTAATAATTCAAAGATCTGGCAGTTTCTCTCAAAAGGAATAATCCTTATTCTTGGAAAGAGGcaactttgggggaaaaaagtgtgCATGCTTGCTGTCAGATAGCTGAAATATTACCATGGTGAAGAAAGATGGGACTTGTTCTTAGTACAAAAGTCTGCAGAGGACTTAGATTTCTGCTCAAAATAAGGGGAGAAAGGGATTTCAAATAGTCCAAAGATGAAATAGACTATCTGAGGACATTGTGAGTTATGGATTTCCTGAAACTCTTCAGGCATCTGGACATCAGTTGGTATGGAATATCAATACAGTATAAGAATATTGAATTGGGGCATAGAATAAGATAATATGAATAGGAATAAGAATAATGAatgacaacaacaataataataggcaACTCTAACATAGCATAGTTTATCTACTTCATATAAATAGAGGGATTGCTAAACTAACCTCAAATAGGCATTTTTTCCCTTCTGACTTTTAGTAATAGAACTTCTGAGTTTTAGGTGCGCACATGGCCACTTAGCCAAGGTCTTTATTTCCCAGCTTCCCATACTTGGATGGCCTTATTAATACGTTTGGACCAAAGAGGTAGAAATGGAAATGATGTGAATTTCTTCCATGTAATCTTTTTAATGATgctcttttctactttttcatccATTTCTGTTGGATCATCCTTGGGCCCAGAGAAAATAGCCACATATTTAGAATGGCAAAGTTGACCATCAGTCTTAGTCCCAACAGGACTAAGTGGAGAAAAGCTTTCTCACTACCCTAGTCAATTTACCACTTTTGGGACTTTAACATGAGAAGGAAGTAAAGAGAAAAGCTTTCTCACTACCTTAGTCAATTTACCTCTTTTGGGACTTTAACATGAGAAGGAGGTAAACTTCTAGGCTTTTTTTAATCACTCTATTTTTAAGTCTCTTTGTTATAACAATTTAGCCTATTCTCCAACTAAAATGTAACAGGTTTCTTTATCTTCAGAACAACCTTATTAGTATTCTCATTTATAGAAAGAAAATTGAGACACAGAGTTCATACACCTTTTGAGGATTAAAATGGAGATTCAAACTCACATAACTTGGCTTCATGGTATGTGCTCATTACCCCTTTTACAATGATCATTAAGCTCACTTCCAATTCTGAAATTTTGTGGACCATAGTGATGGTCCTTATTTGAGGCCAAACTGTGCTTATTGCTGGGGTTCAAACATATCTTGCCTGAGTTTGGGGGAGAGGGAATTCTTAAGCATCTACTTTTATAAGTTAATTTGCTTGAATTGGAATTGGATGAAAAGGGAATA
Coding sequences:
- the LOC143675531 gene encoding beta-defensin 107A-like, which codes for MSGVMRVFFLIFAALILLAHIFSARASFPRQLHCRELKGRCEAECLNFEDKIGGCRAELTPFCCKKRKNN